Proteins from a single region of Phycisphaeraceae bacterium D3-23:
- a CDS encoding lectin-like protein: protein MTRLPTRVLLIALLAGVGGNAHADSDWEYYNGSWYQLVDSNPLTFWQAQSYAESLGGHLATIHSAEENAFVNSVVTNTHPNPIPTMNPWIGLYQPPGSPEPDGGYVWVTGEPVTYLNWREGSPSNGLNGAEDTARFYPYGIYNNAPPGMWNDVPGTSSNHYIIEYSEGNGNSLFANDIYEPLTTEVGPGNNPNLILGLPDHVAATGAGLADFTSNSPSNPTHPYGRVTVSFGGVAVDRPGDDIAIHYGNYSVGEDFEVYVINNGIRTYLGANSGGNPANASTVASFDLASAGINQAQYVQIVNTTPHAPSGHEGVDIDAVEIMSAWSTPTQPPGTIQPPCDASSVDFGDSTSAVVYTHGWATPQEDFIYTDSNDTDWHEMQLYLHGQFDGTDTSVIGYDWTASNGSEELLPLPIIEQTYVVPSVAASRAISEGHRLGCSIVNSDVTSVHLVAHSAGAWLIDAAADYIESNRPEIDVQVTFLDAFNTQFLIGELGDTADYAEHYVDRSPEDIGRLDVVDPILAEAILDMAEDHPMRQHFETVLRDGIGSYVYETTGSILEHAMNVVVTDVDGSPGSHILAPTQLNANHNWPVKWYATTISSPGGSWGFNQSVITGSLPEYGTFVDGIELVQGGSVALVGDVGPTLPPISFNSSQALSLESLPSYLSSTDLIEFDGATTTLRTDSSTRSDIPVWITSLVTLDGNFDSLFFTTDFTSLEGAEGLLSVYLDGTLLGTVDERIAFEDGYEYFFGLPIATAAGEYELAFRLDSFSTVDSEVVISDIYFASLFDLIEGDLDRDGFVGVSDLDILLANWGDSVSNYDLLSGDWTGDGLVNEADLNVVLANWGNGTPPGGNVPEPGTFAGLAVLLLCTSRRRRR from the coding sequence ATGACCCGCCTGCCCACCCGCGTTCTGCTCATCGCCCTGCTTGCCGGTGTCGGGGGGAATGCCCACGCCGATTCTGATTGGGAATACTACAACGGCTCGTGGTATCAACTGGTGGATTCCAACCCATTGACCTTCTGGCAGGCGCAATCTTACGCCGAGAGCCTAGGCGGTCACCTGGCTACAATCCATTCCGCCGAGGAAAATGCATTTGTCAATAGCGTCGTAACCAACACCCACCCTAACCCGATCCCCACGATGAATCCATGGATCGGCCTGTATCAACCCCCCGGCTCGCCGGAGCCCGACGGGGGATATGTTTGGGTAACTGGTGAGCCGGTAACTTATCTGAATTGGCGTGAGGGCTCCCCCTCAAACGGTTTGAACGGTGCGGAGGATACAGCCAGATTCTACCCCTACGGCATCTACAACAACGCACCGCCCGGCATGTGGAACGACGTCCCCGGGACTTCTTCCAACCACTACATCATTGAGTACTCCGAAGGCAACGGCAACTCCCTCTTCGCGAATGACATCTACGAACCACTCACCACGGAAGTCGGCCCCGGCAACAACCCGAACCTGATCCTTGGTCTACCGGACCATGTGGCTGCAACCGGTGCCGGTCTCGCAGATTTCACATCGAACAGCCCCAGCAACCCCACTCATCCGTACGGCCGTGTGACGGTGAGTTTCGGCGGTGTCGCGGTAGATCGCCCCGGCGACGATATAGCCATCCACTACGGCAATTACAGCGTAGGCGAAGACTTCGAAGTCTATGTCATCAACAACGGGATCAGGACCTACCTCGGCGCGAACTCCGGCGGCAATCCTGCAAACGCCAGCACAGTCGCCTCATTCGATCTCGCTTCTGCCGGAATCAATCAGGCGCAATATGTACAGATTGTCAACACCACACCGCACGCGCCTTCGGGCCATGAAGGTGTCGATATCGATGCGGTGGAGATTATGTCTGCGTGGAGCACACCCACACAGCCGCCTGGAACAATACAGCCCCCATGTGATGCTTCATCTGTTGATTTTGGTGATAGCACATCCGCTGTGGTTTACACCCACGGGTGGGCGACCCCGCAAGAAGACTTTATCTATACGGATTCGAATGATACAGATTGGCATGAGATGCAGTTGTACCTGCATGGTCAGTTTGATGGAACCGACACCAGTGTGATTGGTTATGACTGGACGGCCTCCAACGGGAGCGAAGAACTTTTACCTCTACCTATCATTGAGCAAACTTATGTAGTTCCCAGTGTAGCTGCATCTCGTGCAATATCTGAAGGGCACCGTCTCGGATGTTCCATTGTGAATAGCGATGTTACCTCAGTACATCTGGTGGCACACAGCGCAGGAGCATGGCTGATCGATGCCGCCGCAGACTACATCGAGTCTAATCGTCCGGAAATCGATGTTCAGGTCACATTTCTCGACGCATTTAACACCCAATTTTTGATCGGTGAGCTAGGCGATACTGCTGACTATGCTGAACACTATGTAGATCGAAGCCCAGAAGATATCGGCCGCTTAGATGTTGTTGACCCGATCTTAGCCGAAGCTATACTAGACATGGCCGAAGATCACCCGATGCGACAACACTTCGAAACTGTACTACGGGATGGAATTGGCTCGTATGTTTACGAAACAACGGGATCAATACTAGAACATGCAATGAATGTCGTTGTTACTGATGTAGACGGAAGCCCCGGGTCTCATATCTTGGCACCAACTCAGTTGAATGCTAACCATAACTGGCCAGTAAAATGGTATGCAACTACTATCTCGTCTCCGGGTGGCAGTTGGGGATTCAATCAATCCGTCATTACTGGCTCATTGCCTGAGTACGGAACTTTTGTGGATGGGATCGAATTGGTTCAAGGTGGTTCAGTCGCCCTAGTAGGCGATGTCGGACCTACCCTCCCTCCGATCAGTTTTAATAGCTCTCAAGCACTGAGTCTTGAGTCACTGCCTTCTTATCTTTCCAGCACTGATCTGATCGAGTTCGATGGGGCCACCACCACGCTACGTACAGATTCCTCGACACGAAGTGATATCCCTGTGTGGATTACCTCACTCGTAACCTTGGATGGCAATTTTGACAGCTTGTTTTTTACAACAGACTTTACAAGCTTGGAGGGCGCAGAAGGCCTCCTATCGGTGTATCTGGATGGCACGTTGCTTGGAACAGTCGATGAGCGCATCGCGTTTGAGGACGGCTACGAGTACTTCTTTGGCTTACCTATAGCGACTGCTGCAGGGGAGTATGAACTCGCGTTTCGATTGGACTCCTTCTCAACAGTAGATTCAGAAGTCGTGATCTCTGACATTTACTTCGCGTCGTTGTTCGACTTGATTGAAGGCGACCTAGACCGCGATGGATTCGTTGGAGTAAGCGACCTTGACATCCTGCTCGCCAACTGGGGTGATTCGGTGAGCAACTACGATCTGCTTTCCGGCGACTGGACCGGCGATGGGCTGGTCAACGAGGCGGACCTGAACGTCGTCCTCGCGAACTGGGGCAACGGCACACCGCCCGGCGGCAACGTCCCCGAGCCGGGCACATTTGCGGGGCTGGCCGTCCTGCTGCTCTGCACATCGCGTCGCCGTCGGCGGTAG
- a CDS encoding lysophospholipid acyltransferase family protein, translating into MPLLKHLQQRQPGHPLTRILWWHCCHALCVVWFAVCYRFRFFGQHHIPRTGPVLFVCNHQSMLDPIIAGIGSSHRQFYAMARKTLWNSKTLGLLMDSLNAIPVDQDKPDASTMKRCIDILKQNHALLIFPEGARTLTGQTEPFEPGLMLIIKRAKPTIIPVALEGAYECWPRTKKLPKPFGRITCQYGPPIPAETLLNQKPKQALEHLQQTVEALRLELAERMDGS; encoded by the coding sequence ATGCCCCTCCTCAAACACCTCCAACAACGCCAGCCCGGCCACCCGCTCACCCGCATCCTCTGGTGGCATTGCTGCCACGCCCTCTGCGTCGTCTGGTTCGCCGTCTGCTACCGCTTCCGGTTCTTCGGCCAACACCACATCCCTCGCACCGGGCCCGTCCTCTTCGTCTGCAACCACCAGTCCATGCTCGACCCCATCATCGCCGGCATCGGCTCCTCCCACCGGCAGTTCTACGCCATGGCCCGCAAGACCCTGTGGAACTCCAAAACCCTCGGCCTCCTCATGGACTCGCTCAACGCCATCCCCGTCGACCAGGACAAGCCCGACGCCTCCACCATGAAACGCTGCATCGACATCCTCAAACAAAACCACGCCCTGCTCATCTTCCCCGAAGGCGCACGCACCCTCACCGGCCAGACCGAGCCCTTCGAGCCCGGCCTCATGCTCATCATCAAACGCGCCAAACCCACCATCATCCCCGTCGCCCTCGAAGGCGCCTACGAATGCTGGCCCCGCACCAAAAAACTCCCCAAACCCTTCGGCCGCATCACCTGCCAATACGGCCCCCCCATCCCCGCCGAAACCCTGCTCAACCAAAAACCCAAACAAGCCCTCGAACACCTCCAACAAACCGTGGAGGCCCTTCGGCTGGAACTGGCGGAGCGGATGGACGGCTCGTGA
- the cmk gene encoding (d)CMP kinase: MTSATPDQLIVTIDGPAGSGKSTLAQQLAALLGVDFLDTGAMYRGLAAKAIERGIDIAEEPYYVVELARNCPLHFDWATDPPRLYVRDTDMTDRLRDMDVSNAVSDVAKLAGVRQVLVENQRRIGREHPRLVTEGRDQGSVVFPDAQVKFYLDANPAVRARRRADQLRQMGKPANVDAIRRNILERDHKDAARADGPLICPDNAINIDTSDMTLDQVLAELHRHVKEKAKVGV; this comes from the coding sequence GTGACCTCCGCCACCCCCGACCAACTCATCGTCACCATCGACGGCCCCGCCGGCTCGGGCAAGTCCACCCTCGCCCAGCAGCTCGCGGCACTCCTCGGCGTCGACTTCCTCGATACCGGCGCGATGTACCGCGGCCTCGCCGCCAAGGCCATCGAACGCGGCATCGACATCGCCGAAGAGCCCTACTACGTCGTCGAACTCGCAAGAAACTGCCCGCTCCACTTCGACTGGGCCACCGACCCGCCCCGGCTGTACGTCCGCGATACCGACATGACCGACCGGCTCCGCGACATGGACGTCTCCAACGCCGTCTCCGACGTCGCCAAGCTCGCCGGCGTCCGACAGGTCCTCGTCGAAAACCAACGCCGCATCGGCCGCGAACACCCCCGCCTCGTCACCGAAGGCCGCGACCAGGGCTCCGTCGTCTTCCCCGACGCACAAGTCAAGTTCTACTTGGACGCCAACCCCGCCGTCCGCGCCCGCCGCCGCGCCGACCAGCTCAGACAGATGGGCAAGCCCGCCAACGTCGACGCCATCCGCCGCAACATCCTCGAACGCGACCACAAAGACGCCGCCCGAGCCGACGGCCCCCTCATCTGCCCCGACAACGCCATCAACATCGACACCAGCGACATGACGCTCGACCAAGTCCTCGCCGAGCTGCACCGGCACGTCAAAGAGAAGGCCAAGGTCGGGGTGTGA
- a CDS encoding MltA domain-containing protein: MIARTAGMRLAAGIALLFSTLLFVGCNTPGPVGPPPPPPDYARALRPGQSALRLVNSPTERPDLTQLAAQFADPGFAESLSRSVAWYALPSSQRTFPISGISHIHARTSAQALQWILANTGDPRQAAQQIDREFDVYTSVGWDGNGGVLLTGYYSPVFSASYERAGQYQYPLYRRPNDLLTDPTTGLTFGRRNPDGTVTPYPTRAQIEQQNLLQGGELVYLPSRLDAYTIEVNGSAKLNMTDGTELLVGYDGNNGYDYTSIGRQLVADGKLDANTVSMPTIRRFFQQNPAELERYIQRNDRFIFFKEYDATDWPAGSLGFRVEGRRSLATDKEVYPPGAVVLVRTQRTNNGGPINQLMLDQDTGGAIRAPGRADLYFGIGPVAEEQAGVLAIEGRLYYLFLKRELVQGWHNRLR, translated from the coding sequence ATGATAGCCCGCACCGCAGGGATGCGCCTCGCCGCAGGGATTGCGCTTCTCTTCTCGACCTTACTGTTCGTCGGCTGCAACACGCCCGGGCCCGTCGGCCCGCCGCCGCCACCGCCCGACTACGCCCGCGCGCTCCGCCCTGGCCAGTCCGCGCTGCGCCTCGTCAATAGCCCAACCGAGCGCCCGGACCTCACCCAGCTCGCCGCACAATTCGCCGACCCCGGCTTCGCCGAGTCCCTCTCACGAAGCGTCGCCTGGTACGCGCTGCCCTCCAGCCAGCGCACCTTCCCCATCAGCGGCATCAGCCACATCCACGCCCGTACCAGCGCCCAGGCCCTCCAGTGGATCCTCGCCAACACCGGCGACCCGCGGCAAGCCGCCCAACAAATCGACCGCGAGTTCGATGTCTACACCTCCGTCGGCTGGGACGGCAACGGCGGCGTCCTCCTCACCGGCTACTACTCCCCCGTCTTCTCCGCCTCCTACGAACGCGCCGGCCAATACCAATACCCGCTCTACCGCCGGCCCAACGACCTGCTCACCGACCCGACCACCGGCCTCACCTTCGGCCGACGAAACCCCGACGGCACCGTCACCCCATACCCCACCCGCGCACAGATCGAACAACAAAACCTCCTCCAAGGCGGCGAACTCGTCTACCTCCCCTCACGACTCGACGCCTACACCATCGAGGTCAACGGCAGCGCCAAACTCAACATGACCGACGGCACCGAGCTCCTCGTCGGCTACGACGGCAACAACGGCTACGACTACACATCCATCGGCCGACAGCTCGTCGCCGACGGAAAGCTCGACGCCAACACCGTCTCCATGCCCACCATCCGACGCTTCTTCCAGCAAAACCCCGCCGAGCTCGAACGCTACATCCAACGCAACGACCGCTTCATCTTCTTCAAAGAGTACGACGCCACCGACTGGCCCGCCGGGTCGCTGGGCTTCCGCGTCGAGGGCCGGCGCTCCCTCGCCACCGACAAAGAGGTCTATCCGCCCGGTGCCGTCGTCCTCGTAAGAACCCAGCGCACCAACAACGGCGGCCCCATCAACCAGCTCATGCTCGACCAGGACACCGGCGGCGCCATCCGCGCCCCGGGCCGCGCCGACCTCTACTTCGGCATCGGCCCCGTCGCCGAGGAGCAGGCCGGCGTCCTCGCTATCGAAGGCCGGCTCTACTACCTCTTCCTCAAACGCGAACTCGTCCAGGGCTGGCACAACCGGCTGAGGTAG
- a CDS encoding site-2 protease family protein: MGDGFFIQKLFSDDPGERFFFLAAVLTVLVSIVLHELAHGWMAIKLGDNTPNRLGRMTGNPLVHMGPFSIFALLLLGIAWGQMPIDPSRMRGKYAEAKVAFAGPATNLSLAFLALTALGLWNRLGGGPTNEEILKLTSVAGKGYMLLRVFGQMNLLLFVFNLLPVPPLDGSHILANYHKGYANLLGDPSKQGIFLFAFMFAFMFAGVIFGPVMKLGGKYVLLVSG; encoded by the coding sequence TTGGGCGACGGTTTCTTCATCCAGAAGCTCTTCAGCGATGACCCGGGCGAGCGGTTCTTCTTCCTCGCGGCGGTCCTCACGGTCCTCGTGAGCATCGTGCTCCACGAGCTCGCGCACGGGTGGATGGCGATCAAGCTGGGCGACAACACGCCCAACCGGCTTGGCCGAATGACCGGCAACCCGCTGGTGCATATGGGCCCGTTCTCGATCTTCGCGCTGCTGCTGCTGGGGATCGCGTGGGGCCAGATGCCGATCGACCCGAGCCGGATGCGGGGCAAGTATGCCGAGGCGAAGGTGGCGTTCGCCGGGCCGGCGACGAACCTGTCGCTCGCGTTCCTGGCGCTGACCGCGCTGGGGCTGTGGAACCGGCTGGGCGGCGGGCCGACGAACGAGGAGATCCTGAAACTCACGAGTGTGGCCGGCAAGGGCTACATGCTGCTGAGGGTGTTTGGCCAGATGAACCTGCTGTTGTTCGTCTTTAACCTGCTGCCCGTGCCCCCGCTCGACGGCTCGCACATCCTGGCAAACTACCACAAGGGCTACGCCAACCTGCTGGGCGACCCGAGCAAGCAGGGCATCTTCCTCTTCGCGTTCATGTTCGCGTTCATGTTCGCGGGCGTGATCTTCGGGCCGGTGATGAAACTGGGCGGGAAGTATGTGTTGTTGGTGAGTGGGTGA
- a CDS encoding ankyrin repeat domain-containing protein produces MQTLADKLVAIAGAVEPSEGYFGYLDLVDALESDPGAMAMFRALLKGAKPEELDSLDEVDGKYGWIVGGAADALDLLPDDPRNFMSAERANLLEDSEVLGALCGACIVNDVETVKRLVKRTDVNRLDHNNQLPLMYAAGNDHPDCVRILLDHGADPNKVQNWGNTPMHSCRSKDVLKMMLEAGGRTDIKNDRGETVIDQLRLYGWIDWLQD; encoded by the coding sequence ATGCAGACACTTGCCGACAAGCTAGTTGCGATCGCTGGAGCGGTTGAGCCAAGCGAGGGCTACTTCGGCTACCTCGACCTTGTTGATGCGCTGGAATCTGATCCGGGCGCAATGGCGATGTTCCGTGCCTTGCTCAAAGGGGCGAAACCAGAAGAACTTGATTCGCTTGACGAAGTCGATGGCAAGTACGGGTGGATCGTCGGCGGTGCTGCTGACGCGCTTGACCTGTTGCCGGATGATCCGCGTAACTTCATGTCTGCGGAGCGAGCGAACCTGCTGGAAGACAGTGAGGTGCTTGGTGCGCTATGCGGGGCCTGCATTGTGAACGATGTCGAGACCGTCAAGCGGTTGGTCAAGCGGACCGATGTCAATCGCTTGGATCACAACAACCAGCTACCGCTGATGTATGCCGCCGGGAACGATCACCCGGACTGTGTCCGCATTCTGCTGGATCACGGCGCGGACCCAAACAAAGTGCAGAACTGGGGCAATACGCCTATGCACAGTTGCAGATCGAAGGATGTATTGAAGATGATGCTTGAAGCCGGTGGCCGAACAGATATAAAGAACGACCGTGGAGAGACAGTCATTGACCAGCTAAGGCTTTACGGTTGGATCGATTGGCTGCAAGATTGA
- the accC gene encoding acetyl-CoA carboxylase biotin carboxylase subunit: MFDRILIANRGEIAVRIIRAAHELGVEAVAVYSTADKDSKHVRMADRAVCIGDPSPAESYLNIPRLIAAAEIADADAIHPGYGFLAENSHFAEVCRSCNIEFIGPSVEAMHTLGDKVQCKQLAIANKVPTSPGSKGAITNEKDGLKIAKEIGYPVMIKAAAGGGGRGMRVAHNDNSLVSGINQASAEAKAAFGDGTVYVEKFIEHARHVEVQVLGDKHGNVCHLWERDCTMQRRKQKLIEEAPCPVLTQDERTKLCKSAAKMCKAAGYYTAGTVEFLMDAKHTFYLMEVNTRVQVEHPVSELITGVDIVKETIRVAAGEELSFKQKDIKINGHAMECRINAEDPARDFAPSAGTIDTFNPPGGRGVRMDTHAHAGYRVPPNYDSMIGKLITHGKDRDEAIRIMLRALAEFEIAPTKTTIPLHQRLLKNGSFLSNDTDINFVERLLGI; the protein is encoded by the coding sequence ATGTTCGACCGCATCCTGATCGCAAACCGTGGCGAGATCGCCGTCCGCATCATCCGCGCCGCCCACGAGCTGGGCGTCGAGGCGGTCGCCGTCTACTCGACCGCCGACAAGGACTCCAAGCACGTGCGCATGGCCGACCGCGCGGTGTGCATCGGCGACCCGTCGCCCGCCGAGTCCTACCTCAACATCCCCCGGCTCATCGCCGCCGCCGAGATCGCCGACGCCGACGCCATCCACCCCGGCTACGGCTTCCTCGCCGAGAACTCACACTTCGCCGAGGTCTGCCGGTCGTGCAACATCGAGTTCATCGGCCCGAGCGTCGAAGCCATGCACACCCTGGGCGATAAGGTCCAGTGCAAGCAGCTCGCCATCGCCAACAAAGTCCCGACCTCGCCCGGCTCCAAGGGCGCGATCACCAACGAAAAAGACGGGCTCAAGATCGCCAAGGAGATCGGCTACCCCGTCATGATCAAGGCCGCCGCCGGCGGGGGCGGCCGCGGCATGCGCGTCGCCCACAACGACAACTCGCTCGTCTCCGGCATCAACCAGGCCTCCGCCGAAGCCAAGGCCGCGTTCGGCGACGGCACCGTCTACGTCGAAAAATTCATCGAGCACGCACGCCACGTCGAAGTCCAGGTCCTCGGCGACAAGCACGGCAACGTCTGCCACCTCTGGGAACGCGACTGCACCATGCAGCGCCGCAAGCAGAAGCTCATCGAAGAAGCGCCCTGCCCCGTGCTCACCCAGGACGAACGCACCAAGCTCTGCAAGTCCGCCGCGAAGATGTGCAAGGCCGCCGGCTACTACACCGCCGGCACCGTCGAGTTCCTCATGGACGCCAAGCACACCTTCTACCTCATGGAGGTCAACACCCGCGTGCAGGTCGAGCACCCGGTCAGCGAACTCATCACCGGCGTCGACATCGTCAAGGAGACCATCCGCGTCGCCGCCGGCGAAGAGCTCTCGTTCAAGCAGAAGGACATCAAGATCAACGGCCACGCGATGGAGTGCCGCATCAACGCCGAGGACCCCGCACGCGACTTCGCGCCCAGCGCCGGCACGATCGACACCTTCAACCCGCCCGGCGGCCGCGGCGTCCGCATGGACACACACGCCCACGCCGGCTACCGCGTCCCGCCCAACTACGACTCGATGATCGGCAAGCTCATCACCCACGGCAAAGACCGCGACGAAGCCATCCGCATCATGCTCCGCGCCCTGGCCGAGTTCGAGATCGCCCCCACCAAGACCACCATCCCCCTGCACCAACGCCTCCTCAAGAACGGCAGCTTCCTGAGCAACGACACGGATATCAATTTTGTCGAGCGGTTGTTGGGGATTTGA
- the accB gene encoding acetyl-CoA carboxylase biotin carboxyl carrier protein, whose translation MIDLKKLEKLIGLMVDNDLNLIDLADEKEQVTLKRGGEGGPVQYVQGPAAAPAPAAAPATSAPAAAPASGGGDAPAPSSGKTIKSPIVGSAYTAPSPDADDFVKVGDKVSADTVVCIVEAMKVFNEIKAEQPGTITKVLFSNGDAVEFDQPLFEIA comes from the coding sequence ATGATTGATCTAAAAAAACTCGAGAAACTCATCGGGCTCATGGTCGACAACGACCTGAACCTCATCGACCTGGCCGACGAAAAAGAACAGGTCACGCTCAAGCGTGGCGGCGAGGGCGGGCCCGTGCAATATGTCCAGGGCCCTGCCGCCGCACCGGCGCCCGCTGCGGCACCGGCAACTTCCGCACCCGCCGCGGCACCCGCAAGCGGTGGGGGGGACGCGCCTGCGCCTTCGTCGGGCAAGACCATCAAGAGCCCGATCGTCGGCTCGGCCTACACCGCGCCCAGCCCCGACGCCGACGACTTCGTCAAGGTCGGCGACAAGGTCTCGGCCGACACCGTCGTCTGCATCGTCGAAGCCATGAAGGTCTTCAACGAGATCAAGGCCGAGCAGCCCGGCACGATCACCAAGGTGTTGTTCAGCAACGGCGACGCCGTCGAGTTCGACCAGCCGCTGTTTGAGATTGCGTAG
- a CDS encoding Xaa-Pro peptidase family protein, translating into MSPKTKRKSAAPKTPEHLAQRVKLLRQRLRADGLDGMLVTNARDIRYLTGFIGDDSWCYVSAGGGKVVVLSDLRFKAHIPEEAPHVRVVMRGTKNKKRESLADAAARMLPRSVQRVGLQAQYMLVPTRKQIAKALGAKRIKDYDDGLLQQRSVKDDREVRLLRKAVKIQQQAFLETREFLEVGMTENEVCAYLEYRMRALGADGPGFDTIVAFDDHASHSHAIPGSRKVKKNSSILIDWGACVAGYRSDMTRVINLGKPKKHIAEIYKVVEEAMLAAIDMVAPGVALRELDDCSRGILKKAGYTLDHGLGHGIGLNIHEAPGIGQSDTVLEPGQVITIEPGIYLGPKGGVRLEDDILVTDKGHRNLCDLPTSLEWSII; encoded by the coding sequence ATGAGCCCAAAGACCAAGCGTAAATCCGCCGCCCCGAAAACTCCCGAGCACCTGGCCCAACGGGTCAAGCTGCTGCGACAGCGCCTCCGCGCCGACGGGCTCGACGGCATGCTCGTCACCAACGCCCGCGACATCCGCTACCTCACCGGGTTCATCGGCGACGACTCCTGGTGCTACGTCTCCGCCGGCGGCGGCAAGGTCGTCGTTCTCTCCGACCTCCGCTTCAAGGCCCACATCCCCGAGGAGGCCCCGCACGTCCGCGTCGTCATGCGCGGCACGAAAAACAAGAAGCGCGAGTCCCTCGCCGACGCGGCCGCACGCATGCTGCCGCGCTCCGTCCAGCGCGTCGGGCTCCAGGCGCAGTACATGCTCGTCCCGACCCGCAAGCAGATCGCCAAAGCCCTGGGCGCGAAACGCATCAAGGACTACGACGACGGCCTCCTGCAGCAGCGCTCGGTCAAAGACGACCGCGAGGTGCGGCTGCTGCGCAAGGCCGTGAAGATCCAGCAGCAGGCCTTCCTCGAGACGCGCGAGTTCCTGGAGGTCGGCATGACGGAGAACGAGGTCTGCGCGTACCTCGAGTACCGGATGCGGGCGCTGGGCGCGGACGGGCCGGGCTTCGACACGATCGTCGCGTTTGACGACCACGCCAGCCACAGCCACGCGATCCCCGGCAGCCGGAAGGTCAAGAAGAACTCGTCGATCCTCATCGACTGGGGCGCCTGTGTCGCGGGCTACCGCTCGGACATGACACGCGTCATCAACCTCGGCAAGCCCAAGAAACACATCGCCGAGATCTACAAGGTTGTTGAAGAGGCGATGCTCGCCGCGATCGACATGGTTGCGCCGGGCGTCGCGCTGCGCGAGCTCGACGACTGCTCACGCGGCATCCTGAAGAAAGCCGGCTACACCCTCGACCACGGCCTGGGCCACGGCATCGGGCTCAACATCCACGAAGCCCCCGGCATCGGGCAGAGCGACACCGTCCTCGAGCCCGGCCAAGTCATCACCATCGAGCCGGGCATCTACCTCGGCCCCAAGGGCGGGGTCCGGCTCGAAGACGACATCCTCGTGACCGACAAGGGCCACCGCAACCTCTGCGACTTGCCGACCTCGCTGGAATGGTCGATCATTTGA
- a CDS encoding DUF1844 domain-containing protein: MSDNDPGTPPQLQVDSDWKAQAQAEKAKLAAKEQQRKAPAQPAPGASAPRGAAAPEGERFPPADFAGLMNIFVSQTVMALGGMAHPQTGQPHVDLDLAGHFLGLLGVLEDKTKNNLSDDDAKQLATTLYELRSSYIQISNASRSPATGGQGPGM, from the coding sequence ATGAGCGACAACGACCCCGGCACTCCTCCCCAGCTCCAGGTCGATTCGGACTGGAAGGCACAGGCCCAGGCCGAGAAGGCCAAACTCGCCGCCAAAGAGCAGCAGCGCAAGGCCCCCGCCCAGCCCGCGCCCGGCGCGAGCGCCCCGCGCGGCGCGGCGGCCCCCGAGGGCGAACGCTTCCCCCCCGCCGACTTCGCCGGGCTCATGAACATCTTCGTCTCCCAGACCGTCATGGCCCTGGGCGGTATGGCCCACCCGCAGACCGGCCAGCCCCACGTCGACCTCGACCTCGCGGGCCACTTCCTGGGCCTGCTCGGCGTCCTCGAAGACAAAACCAAAAACAACCTCAGCGACGACGACGCCAAACAGCTCGCAACAACCCTCTACGAGCTGCGCTCGTCCTACATCCAGATCTCCAACGCCTCACGCTCCCCCGCCACCGGCGGGCAGGGCCCGGGCATGTGA